The proteins below come from a single Bacteroidales bacterium WCE2004 genomic window:
- a CDS encoding Peptidase S24-like — translation MDKRTVPNDILLGEVAAVLQEGREAVILPTGKSMLPFIREGVDRVVLRKKDSFEIGDIVLARFDGRYLLHRIVALDGDAVTLMGDGNLRGQEKGRTDEIVGTVSAIIRPDGRRHAPGKGRLWRALKPVRRYLLAIYRRLI, via the coding sequence ATGGATAAACGGACGGTGCCCAACGACATCCTCCTCGGGGAGGTGGCGGCCGTCCTGCAGGAAGGCCGGGAGGCGGTCATCCTGCCAACGGGCAAGAGCATGCTTCCCTTCATCCGGGAAGGCGTGGACCGCGTGGTCCTGCGGAAAAAGGACAGCTTTGAAATCGGAGACATCGTGCTGGCCCGTTTCGACGGGCGCTACCTCCTGCACCGCATCGTCGCCCTCGACGGCGACGCCGTGACCCTGATGGGCGACGGCAACCTGCGGGGGCAGGAAAAGGGCCGCACCGACGAGATCGTCGGGACGGTCTCCGCGATCATCCGGCCGGACGGGCGGCGGCACGCGCCCGGGAAAGGACGCCTATGGCGGGCGCTGAAGCCCGTCCGGCGCTATTTGTTGGCTATTTATAGAAGATTGATATGA
- a CDS encoding Coenzyme PQQ synthesis protein D (PqqD) has product MKLREGLVLRPLGQQYIVTGDDLSPVDFSKVVSMNATSAYLWDKLGGRDFSAQDMAGLLTERYDVDAKTALADAESLIAAWQKAGLLVD; this is encoded by the coding sequence ATGAAACTGCGTGAAGGACTCGTGCTGCGGCCGCTCGGCCAGCAGTATATTGTCACGGGGGACGACCTTTCTCCCGTCGATTTCAGCAAGGTGGTGTCGATGAACGCGACATCCGCCTATCTCTGGGACAAACTCGGCGGCCGGGATTTCTCGGCCCAGGACATGGCCGGACTGCTGACGGAGCGCTACGACGTGGACGCGAAGACGGCCCTGGCCGACGCCGAATCCCTCATCGCCGCCTGGCAGAAGGCCGGGCTGCTCGTAGACTAA